A genomic stretch from Thermomonospora umbrina includes:
- a CDS encoding TIGR01777 family oxidoreductase: MKVAITGASGLIGGALTTSLEGDGHQVLRLVRREPRGPGEARWRPGGDVDVDALEGVDAVVHLAGAGVGDKRWTERYKREIRESRVAGTATLATALAGLSAKPAVLVCGSAIGYYGDTGGRDVDEEAPQGGGFLAQVVADWEAAAGPAADAGIRVALPRTGVVLAGAGGMLGTLLPLFRFGLGGRMGRGRHWVSWISLTDQIAALRLLIEGDLSGPVNLTAPRPVTNADFTRAVARAVRRPAPWVVPRFAVRLAAGGFADEGVFISQRVLPRRLTEAGFPFALPDLDAALSKELAVR; this comes from the coding sequence GTGAAAGTGGCGATCACCGGGGCGTCCGGGCTCATCGGCGGCGCGCTGACGACCAGCCTGGAAGGCGACGGCCATCAGGTGCTGCGCCTCGTACGGCGGGAGCCCCGCGGGCCGGGAGAGGCCCGCTGGCGGCCGGGAGGCGACGTCGACGTCGACGCCCTGGAGGGTGTCGACGCGGTCGTGCACCTCGCGGGCGCCGGAGTGGGCGACAAACGCTGGACCGAGAGGTACAAGCGGGAGATCCGGGAGAGCCGCGTCGCCGGGACGGCCACGCTGGCGACCGCCCTGGCCGGGCTGTCGGCCAAGCCCGCCGTGCTGGTCTGCGGTTCGGCGATCGGCTACTACGGCGACACCGGCGGCCGTGACGTCGACGAGGAGGCCCCGCAGGGCGGCGGCTTCCTCGCGCAGGTCGTCGCCGACTGGGAGGCCGCCGCGGGGCCCGCCGCCGACGCCGGCATCCGGGTCGCGCTCCCCCGCACCGGCGTGGTGCTGGCCGGCGCGGGCGGGATGCTGGGCACCCTGCTGCCGCTGTTCCGATTCGGCCTCGGCGGCCGGATGGGACGCGGCCGACACTGGGTGAGCTGGATCTCGCTCACCGACCAGATCGCCGCCCTGCGCCTCCTCATCGAGGGCGACCTGTCCGGACCGGTCAACCTGACCGCGCCGCGCCCGGTCACCAACGCCGACTTCACCAGGGCGGTCGCCCGGGCGGTGCGGCGGCCCGCGCCCTGGGTCGTGCCGCGGTTCGCGGTGCGGCTCGCCGCCGGGGGCTTCGCCGACGAGGGCGTCTTCATCAGCCAGCGGGTCCTGCCGCGGCGGTTGACCGAGGCGGGCTTCCCCTTCGCCCTGCCCGACCTGGACGCCGCGCTGTCCAAGGA